One Gloeobacter morelensis MG652769 DNA window includes the following coding sequences:
- a CDS encoding pyridoxal phosphate-dependent aminotransferase gives MVPPVKHRLSERARAVVPSLIRDASRYCDELGALNLAQGLPDFAAPAFLKEAAQRAIAADRNQYCDPWGLAQLREAIAAKCARDNALAVDPATQVTVCCGATEGLNLALMALLDPGDEVVVFSPFYENYRPNLATVEAKPRYVPLSAPDWRVDEAVLERAFAGTAPRAVIVNNPANPTGKVWSRQELELVARYCERYDAYAITDEIYEYILYDGAEHISLAALAGMAERTVTVSGLSKTFCVTGWRLGYVIASEPLTAAIRRLHDFLTICAPAPMQHAAVAALEAPADYYADLRRLYQAKRDRLVTALYRSGFEPVRPAGAYYVWTDAGVLGAKNALEAAGRLAIEAGIAAVPGDCFLPPGHPNCNLRFCYAKSDQTLAAAVERLDRWSGHG, from the coding sequence GTGGTTCCACCTGTCAAGCATCGTCTGTCGGAGCGCGCCCGTGCGGTTGTTCCCTCGCTGATTCGCGACGCCTCGCGCTACTGCGACGAACTCGGGGCACTGAATTTGGCCCAGGGGTTGCCGGATTTTGCGGCTCCCGCCTTTTTGAAGGAGGCGGCCCAGCGGGCGATCGCCGCCGACCGCAACCAGTACTGTGACCCGTGGGGCCTCGCGCAACTGCGCGAAGCGATCGCCGCCAAGTGTGCCAGAGACAACGCTCTCGCGGTCGATCCGGCCACGCAGGTGACGGTCTGCTGTGGGGCGACCGAGGGCCTCAATCTGGCGCTGATGGCGCTGCTTGACCCGGGCGATGAAGTCGTGGTCTTCTCGCCTTTTTATGAGAACTACCGGCCGAATCTGGCCACAGTCGAGGCAAAGCCCCGCTACGTGCCGCTCAGCGCCCCGGATTGGCGCGTCGATGAGGCGGTGCTCGAACGGGCCTTTGCCGGTACCGCGCCCCGAGCGGTGATTGTCAATAACCCCGCCAACCCCACCGGCAAAGTCTGGTCGCGCCAGGAACTGGAACTGGTGGCCCGCTACTGCGAGCGCTACGACGCCTACGCGATCACCGACGAGATTTACGAGTACATCCTCTACGACGGGGCGGAGCACATCTCGCTGGCCGCGCTCGCGGGGATGGCCGAGCGCACGGTGACCGTCAGCGGGCTTTCGAAGACTTTTTGTGTGACCGGCTGGAGGCTAGGCTATGTGATCGCCTCCGAGCCCCTGACCGCCGCCATCCGCAGGCTGCACGACTTTTTGACCATCTGCGCTCCGGCCCCGATGCAGCACGCCGCCGTCGCGGCCCTCGAAGCGCCTGCCGACTACTACGCCGACTTGCGCCGCCTCTACCAGGCCAAGCGCGACCGGTTGGTGACGGCGCTGTACCGCAGCGGGTTTGAGCCGGTACGACCGGCTGGGGCTTATTATGTCTGGACCGATGCCGGCGTGCTCGGGGCCAAAAACGCCCTGGAGGCGGCCGGACGCCTCGCCATCGAAGCGGGGATCGCGGCGGTGCCCGGGGATTGTTTTTTGCCGCCGGGTCATCCCAACTGCAATTTGCGCTTTTGCTATGCCAAGAGCGACCAGACCCTGGCCGCCGCCGTCGAACGGCTCGACCGCTGGAGCGGCCATGGCTGA
- a CDS encoding hybrid sensor histidine kinase/response regulator gives MLQSAERILVVDDLPDNIALVQFLLASEGYEIETASSGAECLDRVYKNSPDLVLLDVMMPGMDGYEVTRRLKADGHLPFLPILLVTASDRPSAALGLDAGADEFIRKPIEPDELLARVRSLLRLKRSISERDSIARQREDFVARLAHDLRTPLVAADRMFNLLGQGALGPMPPSMAEAIEIMARSNSNLLALVRTLLDVYRYEAGAKKLHFQPVDVIELMQQVCDELAPLAAEKHLELSAQLETVPKVLADRLELRRVLTNLLGNALKFTDQGGVTVRSRLGDGGGVHLDFCDTGPGIAAEEQAYLFRRFAQGRHSKEGSGMGLHLSRQIVEAHGGTLTLTSAPGTGSIFTVTLPAAK, from the coding sequence ATGCTCCAATCTGCCGAACGCATCCTAGTCGTCGACGATCTGCCTGACAATATCGCCCTAGTCCAGTTTCTGCTCGCAAGTGAAGGCTATGAAATCGAGACGGCAAGTTCCGGTGCCGAGTGCCTCGACCGGGTTTACAAAAATTCTCCGGATCTGGTGCTGCTCGATGTGATGATGCCCGGAATGGACGGCTATGAAGTCACCCGCCGCCTGAAGGCCGACGGGCACCTGCCCTTTTTGCCGATTTTGCTGGTCACTGCCTCCGACCGTCCGAGTGCAGCCCTGGGCCTCGATGCTGGGGCGGACGAGTTTATCCGCAAGCCGATCGAGCCGGACGAATTGCTCGCCCGGGTGCGTTCACTGCTGCGCCTCAAGCGTTCGATCAGCGAACGCGACAGCATCGCCCGCCAGCGCGAAGATTTTGTGGCCCGCCTCGCCCACGACCTGCGCACCCCCCTGGTGGCCGCCGACCGCATGTTCAACCTGCTGGGTCAGGGAGCGCTCGGACCGATGCCGCCCTCGATGGCCGAGGCAATAGAAATCATGGCCCGCTCCAACAGTAACCTGCTGGCACTGGTGCGCACTTTACTCGATGTCTACCGCTACGAGGCCGGGGCCAAAAAGCTGCATTTTCAGCCGGTCGATGTCATCGAGTTGATGCAGCAGGTGTGCGACGAACTGGCGCCGCTTGCGGCTGAGAAGCATCTGGAATTGTCTGCCCAACTGGAGACAGTCCCCAAGGTGCTGGCTGATCGTCTGGAACTGCGGCGGGTGCTCACCAATTTGCTCGGCAACGCCCTCAAATTCACTGACCAGGGTGGCGTCACCGTGCGCAGCCGCCTGGGGGACGGAGGCGGCGTCCATCTCGATTTTTGCGACACCGGACCGGGGATCGCCGCCGAGGAGCAGGCGTATCTGTTTCGCCGTTTTGCCCAGGGCCGCCACAGCAAAGAAGGCAGTGGCATGGGTCTGCATTTGAGCCGCCAGATCGTTGAAGCCCACGGCGGCACCCTCACTCTCACCAGCGCTCCCGGCACAGGCAGTATCTTCACGGTGACATTACCGGCTGCGAAGTGA
- a CDS encoding DUF4327 family protein: MAQAVRFSIDYIRSEVRHRLEAGKVLRSQPVSALGAFYAPAEWKAMCEELELLDVRLCDPLAELLGREEWAND; the protein is encoded by the coding sequence ATGGCACAGGCTGTCCGATTCTCTATTGACTACATCCGCAGCGAAGTGCGCCACCGGCTCGAGGCCGGCAAGGTGCTGCGTTCCCAGCCGGTCTCGGCGCTCGGCGCTTTTTATGCGCCCGCCGAGTGGAAGGCGATGTGCGAGGAGCTGGAATTGCTCGATGTACGGCTTTGCGACCCCCTGGCCGAGTTGCTGGGCCGCGAGGAATGGGCCAACGACTAG
- a CDS encoding Uma2 family endonuclease has translation MTQSAPPPSPKDHLPTMYDLPSEALEEPGLPDELHILQPQLLSVTFWPTACPQEEIFTASDLNFYYDLRHLLWYKRPDWFAVIGVPSLYEERELRRSYVLWQEGIAPTVVIEFLSPGTEAEDLGRSSHGADEPPTKWQVYERILRVPYYIVFDGDVGRMRLFQLLGIRYQEVTLAEPRFWFEELGIGIGLWRGFWLKLERPWLRWFDERGQWIATPEEQPRHRAEQAEQEAGQLREQMERLKVQLRSLGLQPDHGPAA, from the coding sequence ATGACTCAATCGGCACCGCCACCCTCGCCGAAAGACCATTTACCCACCATGTACGACCTGCCGAGCGAAGCGTTGGAGGAGCCAGGCTTGCCTGACGAATTGCATATTCTCCAACCGCAACTGCTCTCGGTAACCTTTTGGCCGACAGCTTGCCCACAGGAAGAGATTTTTACCGCCAGCGACCTGAATTTCTACTACGACCTGCGCCACCTGCTCTGGTACAAACGCCCGGACTGGTTTGCGGTGATCGGTGTGCCCAGCCTTTACGAAGAGCGAGAACTGCGGCGCAGCTACGTGTTATGGCAAGAAGGGATCGCCCCGACGGTTGTAATTGAGTTTCTTTCGCCTGGTACAGAAGCGGAAGATCTTGGCCGGTCAAGCCATGGGGCGGACGAACCGCCGACCAAGTGGCAGGTCTACGAGCGCATCCTGCGGGTGCCCTACTACATCGTCTTTGACGGGGATGTCGGTCGAATGCGGCTATTTCAACTGCTTGGCATCCGTTATCAGGAGGTGACGCTCGCTGAGCCCCGCTTCTGGTTTGAGGAGTTGGGAATTGGGATTGGTCTTTGGCGGGGCTTCTGGCTCAAGCTCGAACGGCCCTGGTTGCGCTGGTTTGACGAGCGGGGTCAATGGATAGCGACTCCCGAGGAGCAGCCGCGGCATCGAGCCGAGCAGGCCGAGCAAGAGGCCGGGCAGTTGCGCGAGCAAATGGAGCGGCTGAAGGTGCAATTGCGCTCGCTCGGTCTGCAACCGGACCACGGACCGGCTGCTTAG
- a CDS encoding DUF2256 domain-containing protein produces the protein MAERRGRYTKSNLPSKLCAVCGLPFEWRRKWADCWDEVKYCSERCRRGRAR, from the coding sequence ATGGCTGAGCGGCGGGGGCGCTATACCAAGTCCAACCTGCCCAGCAAGCTCTGTGCGGTCTGCGGTTTGCCTTTTGAATGGCGGCGCAAGTGGGCCGACTGTTGGGACGAGGTGAAGTACTGCTCCGAACGCTGTCGCCGCGGCCGAGCGCGCTAG
- a CDS encoding NAD(P)H-quinone oxidoreductase subunit N — protein sequence MNIDLAALNAGALWPEYIVTITLVVVLLVDLISGRKASWSLPYLTLLGLGIATATLLPMWILENPVSFLGSFTADPLSVVFRAFILISAALTVLMSVRYINQSSLATAEFYVLLLGATLGAMLLSGSSEMAMIFVALELLSITSYLLSGYAKLDKRSNEASLKYLLIGAASSGIFLYGMSLLYGFSGGQTQLSEIAPRIVDLGFPALLSLVLVAAGICFKLSAVPFHQWTPDVYEGSPTPVVAFLSVGSKAAGFALAIRFMTSAYPGFSEQWQTLFVLLAILSMVLGNVVAIAQTSMKRMLAYSSIAQAGYVMIGLAIGTQEGYSSMILYIGTYLFMNLGAFMAVVLFSLRTGTDEITAYSGLYQKDPFLTLVLSLCLLSLAGIPPLAGFFGKLYLFWAAVQSQAYTLVFFGLVTSVASIYYYVRVVKLMLVKEPSPQVLSYSEAGDQDGIQTLKAGMLITTVATVVLGILFPPLISLADTSLRATPSLQQVRTATPVSRVSTGAEAPADHGR from the coding sequence ATGAACATCGATCTGGCCGCACTCAACGCCGGGGCGCTCTGGCCCGAATACATCGTCACCATCACCCTGGTTGTGGTGTTGCTGGTGGATTTGATCTCGGGCCGCAAGGCTTCCTGGTCGCTTCCTTATCTGACGCTTTTGGGGTTGGGGATTGCCACCGCCACGCTGCTGCCGATGTGGATTCTCGAAAATCCGGTGAGCTTTCTGGGCAGCTTCACCGCCGATCCGCTGAGTGTCGTCTTTCGCGCCTTTATTTTGATCTCAGCCGCCCTCACGGTGCTGATGTCGGTGCGCTACATCAACCAGTCGAGTCTGGCGACGGCCGAATTTTATGTGCTGCTGCTCGGGGCAACCCTCGGGGCGATGCTGCTGTCGGGTTCCTCGGAGATGGCAATGATCTTCGTGGCTCTGGAGTTGCTCAGTATCACCAGTTATCTGCTCTCGGGCTACGCCAAGCTCGACAAGCGCTCCAACGAAGCTTCGCTAAAGTATTTGCTCATCGGTGCGGCCAGTTCCGGTATTTTCCTGTACGGCATGTCGCTGCTCTATGGGTTTTCCGGCGGCCAGACGCAGCTGAGCGAGATTGCTCCGCGCATCGTGGATCTGGGTTTTCCGGCTTTGCTGTCGCTGGTCCTGGTGGCGGCGGGCATCTGCTTCAAGCTCTCGGCTGTGCCCTTCCACCAGTGGACCCCCGACGTGTACGAAGGATCGCCAACGCCGGTGGTCGCTTTTTTGTCGGTCGGTTCGAAGGCCGCCGGTTTCGCCCTGGCCATCCGCTTTATGACCTCGGCCTACCCGGGCTTTTCTGAGCAGTGGCAGACGCTCTTCGTGCTGCTGGCCATCCTCAGCATGGTACTCGGCAACGTGGTGGCCATCGCCCAGACCAGCATGAAGCGCATGCTCGCCTACTCGTCGATCGCCCAGGCCGGTTACGTGATGATCGGCCTTGCCATCGGCACCCAGGAAGGCTACAGCAGCATGATCCTCTACATCGGCACCTACTTGTTTATGAACCTGGGGGCGTTCATGGCGGTGGTGCTCTTCAGCCTGCGCACCGGCACCGACGAGATCACCGCCTACAGCGGCCTCTACCAGAAAGATCCGTTTCTCACGCTGGTGCTCAGTTTGTGTTTGCTTTCTCTGGCGGGCATTCCGCCGCTCGCGGGCTTTTTCGGCAAGTTGTACCTGTTTTGGGCGGCGGTGCAGTCGCAGGCCTACACGCTCGTGTTCTTCGGCCTGGTCACCTCGGTGGCTTCGATTTACTACTACGTGCGCGTCGTCAAGCTGATGCTGGTCAAGGAACCGTCCCCCCAGGTGCTGAGTTATTCCGAGGCGGGCGATCAAGACGGTATCCAGACCCTCAAAGCCGGCATGTTGATTACGACGGTCGCTACTGTCGTGCTGGGCATCTTGTTCCCGCCGCTGATCAGCCTCGCCGACACCTCGCTGCGGGCCACCCCGTCGCTGCAGCAGGTGCGGACCGCCACGCCCGTCTCGCGGGTGAGTACCGGTGCCGAAGCGCCTGCTGATCACGGGCGCTAG
- a CDS encoding dTDP-4-dehydrorhamnose reductase family protein, with translation MPKRLLITGASGLLGFQVARRALQSAWEVVGTISRHRCPLPIEQPQLDLASEDLSGLAAFVGQYRPDALVHCAAMSEAAQCEANPTAALRVNVAATEALALAADRIGCRFVFISTDLVFDGRGAPYCEESLPSPLGCYGRTKMAAEERVLKLGGGGALVLRTSLLLGPSPSGARSVEERLAAQLAAGKQANLFTDEFRSPVYAPDLAVALLELVEAGQSGLLHLGGPERLSRYALGMLLADHFGWDTRLILAASGRDYPSTPPRPSDVSLDSRRAYALLSTPPRSLGQVFAPRNR, from the coding sequence GTGCCGAAGCGCCTGCTGATCACGGGCGCTAGCGGCCTGCTCGGTTTTCAAGTCGCCCGCCGGGCGCTGCAGAGCGCCTGGGAAGTGGTGGGTACGATAAGCCGCCATCGCTGTCCGCTACCTATCGAGCAACCGCAGTTGGACCTGGCCTCGGAGGATCTTTCGGGGCTTGCAGCTTTCGTGGGACAGTACCGCCCCGACGCCCTCGTCCATTGCGCGGCGATGAGCGAGGCGGCCCAGTGCGAAGCCAATCCCACCGCGGCCTTGCGCGTCAATGTCGCAGCGACCGAAGCGCTCGCGCTTGCCGCCGACCGGATAGGCTGCCGCTTCGTGTTCATCTCCACCGACCTGGTCTTCGACGGCCGGGGTGCTCCCTACTGCGAAGAAAGCCTCCCCAGTCCCCTCGGCTGCTACGGCCGCACCAAGATGGCGGCTGAAGAGCGAGTGCTGAAACTGGGGGGCGGGGGGGCGTTGGTCCTGCGCACTTCGCTGCTGCTGGGGCCAAGCCCGTCGGGGGCGCGCAGCGTCGAGGAGCGCCTGGCAGCCCAACTGGCCGCCGGAAAACAGGCGAACTTGTTCACAGACGAATTTCGCTCGCCGGTGTACGCTCCGGACCTGGCTGTGGCCCTGCTCGAACTGGTGGAGGCGGGACAATCCGGGCTGCTGCACCTGGGTGGGCCTGAGCGCCTGTCGCGCTATGCCCTGGGGATGCTGCTGGCGGATCACTTCGGCTGGGATACGCGCCTGATCCTGGCTGCTTCGGGAAGAGACTACCCTTCGACCCCGCCGCGGCCGAGCGATGTCAGCCTCGATTCGCGGCGGGCCTACGCTCTGCTTTCTACCCCGCCGCGGTCCCTTGGCCAGGTGTTTGCTCCCCGAAACCGATAG
- the ruvB gene encoding Holliday junction branch migration DNA helicase RuvB: MAIISSRPSGAEGEPAKSRTAPAETAQRSRAAVQSERAHEDQHEESLRPRSLGDYAGQKDLKAVLGIAVAAAKSRGESLDHLLFYGPPGLGKTSISLILAREMNVQIHLTTAPALERPRDIAGLLVKLQRGDILFIDEIHRLPRITEEILYPAMEDYRLDITIGKGQNARITSVPLPRFTLIGATTRVGALSSPLRDRFGLIQRLRFYDVEELTGIVIRNAALLNIPIDEPGAAEIARRARGTPRIANRLLKRVRDYAQVEGDGRITEPVACAALELFEVDPRGLDWTDRRLLATLIEHYNGGPVGVESLAAATGEDTQTIEEVYEPYLMQIGYLLRTARGRMASPAAYRHLGYAPPQRFEQVSLLDNIDSAHRRN, from the coding sequence ATGGCGATCATCTCCTCCCGTCCTTCCGGAGCCGAGGGCGAACCGGCCAAATCGCGCACCGCTCCCGCCGAAACCGCCCAGCGCTCCCGCGCGGCGGTGCAGTCCGAGCGCGCCCACGAGGACCAGCACGAGGAGAGCCTCAGGCCCAGGAGCCTTGGTGACTATGCCGGCCAAAAAGATCTCAAAGCCGTCCTGGGCATCGCCGTGGCTGCCGCTAAAAGTCGCGGCGAATCGCTCGATCACCTGCTATTTTACGGACCGCCGGGGCTGGGCAAGACGAGCATCTCGCTGATTCTGGCCCGCGAGATGAACGTGCAGATTCACCTTACTACTGCCCCCGCCCTCGAGCGACCCCGCGACATCGCGGGTCTGCTCGTCAAACTTCAGCGCGGCGACATTTTGTTCATCGACGAAATTCACCGCCTGCCCCGGATTACCGAGGAGATTCTCTACCCGGCCATGGAGGATTATCGCCTCGACATCACCATCGGCAAGGGACAAAACGCCCGCATCACCAGCGTGCCGCTACCGCGCTTCACGCTCATCGGGGCCACCACCCGCGTGGGCGCCCTCAGTTCGCCCCTGCGCGATCGCTTCGGTCTTATCCAGCGTTTGCGCTTTTACGATGTCGAAGAACTCACGGGCATCGTCATTCGCAATGCTGCCCTGTTGAATATTCCAATAGATGAACCCGGGGCCGCCGAGATTGCCCGCCGCGCCCGGGGCACCCCGCGCATCGCCAACCGCCTGCTCAAGCGCGTGCGCGACTACGCCCAGGTCGAAGGGGACGGACGGATCACCGAGCCGGTCGCCTGTGCGGCGCTGGAATTATTCGAAGTGGACCCGCGCGGCCTCGACTGGACCGATCGCCGCCTGCTTGCCACCCTCATCGAGCACTACAACGGCGGCCCGGTGGGCGTCGAGTCCCTTGCCGCCGCCACGGGCGAAGACACTCAGACCATCGAAGAGGTCTACGAGCCTTATTTGATGCAAATCGGCTATCTGCTGCGCACCGCCCGCGGCCGGATGGCTTCCCCCGCCGCCTATCGCCACCTGGGCTACGCGCCGCCCCAGCGCTTCGAGCAGGTCAGTCTGCTGGACAACATTGACTCCGCACACAGGCGCAACTGA